Proteins encoded by one window of Sphaerodactylus townsendi isolate TG3544 linkage group LG04, MPM_Stown_v2.3, whole genome shotgun sequence:
- the LOC125431810 gene encoding protein-lysine methyltransferase METTL21E-like — MDSKMLQSKHFESDELSQMPEQENGQNGDEQIAAEIIGRRFCPSLITTRPWERFHFIGHEIEITEATDSYGAVVWTSALVLCHFLETNVTSYSMVDKNVIEIGAGTGLVSIVASFLGAHVTATDLPDMLGNLQYNVFRNTKMRCKHQPQVKELFWGLDLEKTFPRSLCQFDYILAADVVYHHPYLDELLLTFDHLCQDNTVILWAMQFRQEKENRFVDRVQNLFDLEVISDFPSLNITLFKAERRRNVKWSPVTAS; from the exons ATGGATTCAAAAATGTTACAGAGCAAGCATTTTGAATCAGATGAGTTATCTCAAATGCCAGAACAGGAAAATG GACAAAACGGAGATGAGCAGATAGCTGCAGAAATCATAGGAAGACGTTTCTGTCCTTCGCTGATAACCACCCGACCCTGGGAAAGATTCCATTTTATTGGACATGAGATAGAGATAACAGAAGCCACTGACAGTTATGGAGCTGTGGTTTGGACTTCG GCTCTTGTTCTGTGCCACTTTTTGGAAACGAATGTGACCTCATATAGCATGgttgataaaaatgtcattgAAATCGGAGCTGGAACAGGCCTGGTCTCAATAGTAGCTAGTTTCCTTG GTGCCCACGTGACTGCCACTGACCTGCCTGACATGCTAGGAAACCTTCAGTACAATGTTTTCAGAAACACAAAGATGAGATGCAAACATCAGCCTCAAGTGAAAGAACTATTTTGGGGACTTGACTTGGAGAAGACATTCCCCCGGTCTTTGTGCCAGTTTGACTACATCTTGGCTGCTGATGTTGTCTATCACCACCCTTATCTGGATGAGCTCCTCCTCACCTTTGACCACTTGTGTCAGGACAACACAGTCATCCTTTGGGCCATGCAGTTTCGGCAGGAGAAAGAAAACCGGTTTGTGGACAGAGTCCAGAACCTGTTTGACCTGGAAGTGATTTCTGActttcccagtttaaacataaCCCTGTTTAAGGCAGAGAGAAGACGCAATGTGAAATGGTCTCCAGTGACTGCATCCTGA